In Chloroflexota bacterium, the following are encoded in one genomic region:
- a CDS encoding NADH-quinone oxidoreductase subunit L has product MFLSEVTNHSGTFFYLVPWAVFFPVLGLLFNMAFGRRIGERGVAAVAVTASGLSFVISVLMWLSLRVQPAGATVPFLSWMTVVDVSWAFRVDTLAVTMMLVVSGVGTLIHLYAVGYMHYDVRYKGDPGRYARFFVFLNLFIASMMILVTGDSYLMLFVGWEGVGLCSYLLISFWFEYDTKGNLSTANAMAGKKAFIANRIGDFGFMTAMFYMFTVFGTLNFEKVFAEAPAVAQSHPQSILIITLLLLLGVTGKSAQIPLYVWLPDAMAGPTPVSALIHAATMVTAGVYLVARSHVLYDLVPTAQHAVALIGALTALFAATIAVAQNDIKKVLAYSTISQLGFMVAAVGVGAYVAAMFHLIAHAFFKALLFLAAGSVIIAMERAHHPLPEEGGHEGHHSDDPPDFDPQDMRFMGGLRKVIPVTFWTYLIAGLTLAGIPPLAAFFSKDEIIADTRAAFPLVYWLLVVAAFLTAFYIGRQIFLVFFGKPRSHAAAHAKESPWTMTSVLVALAVLSAAGGLLNWPHPYLAEWLGHTFGEVEAGGLNPLVASMSATIAVVSLLLAWWLYGKRPLESAAQPDPLQRPLGWLFTAMQAKWWVDELYWAVVLNPYIALSRLSAAFDVWFIDTAVNDTAWLTDFVGRKIARWQTGFVRNYALSVFVGVLLIFTYLLWR; this is encoded by the coding sequence CCCTGTCTTGGGGTTGTTGTTCAACATGGCGTTTGGGCGCCGCATTGGTGAGCGCGGGGTGGCGGCCGTAGCCGTGACGGCTTCGGGGCTTTCTTTCGTGATCTCGGTGCTGATGTGGCTGTCTTTGCGCGTCCAGCCTGCGGGAGCCACGGTGCCGTTCCTCTCGTGGATGACGGTGGTGGATGTATCATGGGCGTTCCGGGTCGATACCCTGGCGGTGACGATGATGCTGGTGGTTTCCGGCGTGGGAACGCTCATCCACCTCTACGCGGTGGGCTACATGCACTACGATGTCCGCTACAAGGGCGACCCCGGACGCTACGCGCGCTTTTTCGTCTTCCTCAACCTTTTCATCGCCTCGATGATGATTTTGGTCACGGGCGATAGTTATTTGATGCTCTTTGTGGGGTGGGAAGGCGTCGGGCTGTGCTCGTATTTGTTGATCAGTTTCTGGTTTGAATATGACACCAAGGGAAACCTGAGCACTGCCAACGCGATGGCAGGCAAAAAGGCGTTCATTGCCAACCGCATTGGCGACTTCGGCTTCATGACGGCCATGTTTTACATGTTTACCGTCTTCGGCACTCTGAATTTCGAAAAGGTGTTTGCGGAAGCGCCAGCGGTGGCGCAGAGCCATCCCCAGAGCATTTTGATCATCACGCTGTTGCTGCTTTTGGGTGTGACGGGGAAATCGGCGCAGATTCCGCTGTATGTGTGGCTGCCCGATGCCATGGCAGGCCCGACCCCGGTTTCGGCGCTCATCCACGCCGCCACGATGGTGACCGCGGGTGTGTATTTGGTGGCGCGCTCGCACGTGCTCTATGACCTCGTGCCGACGGCACAACATGCGGTGGCGCTGATTGGCGCGCTGACGGCGTTGTTTGCCGCGACGATTGCCGTGGCGCAGAACGATATCAAGAAAGTGCTGGCGTATTCCACCATTTCGCAGCTGGGCTTTATGGTGGCAGCGGTGGGTGTGGGCGCGTATGTGGCAGCCATGTTCCACCTGATTGCTCACGCTTTCTTCAAAGCATTACTCTTCCTCGCGGCGGGCTCGGTCATCATCGCGATGGAACGGGCGCATCACCCCTTGCCCGAAGAAGGAGGGCACGAGGGGCATCACAGCGACGACCCGCCCGACTTTGACCCCCAAGATATGCGCTTCATGGGCGGGTTGCGGAAGGTCATTCCGGTGACCTTCTGGACGTACCTTATCGCAGGTCTGACGCTGGCAGGCATTCCGCCGCTGGCAGCCTTTTTCTCGAAAGATGAGATTATTGCCGATACCAGGGCGGCTTTCCCTCTGGTATACTGGTTACTGGTTGTGGCGGCCTTCCTGACCGCGTTTTACATCGGCCGACAGATTTTCCTGGTGTTTTTCGGGAAGCCGCGCAGCCATGCGGCCGCGCACGCGAAAGAGAGCCCGTGGACGATGACCTCGGTGCTGGTGGCGTTGGCTGTGCTCTCGGCGGCGGGTGGCTTGCTCAACTGGCCGCACCCCTACCTGGCGGAATGGCTGGGACACACTTTCGGCGAGGTGGAAGCCGGCGGCCTCAACCCGCTGGTGGCAAGCATGTCGGCGACCATCGCGGTGGTTTCGTTGCTGCTGGCGTGGTGGCTCTATGGCAAGCGCCCGCTGGAAAGCGCTGCCCAACCTGACCCGCTGCAACGCCCCTTGGGCTGGCTGTTCACTGCCATGCAGGCCAAGTGGTGGGTGGACGAACTGTACTGGGCTGTGGTGCTCAACCCCTATATTGCCCTCTCGCGGCTCTCGGCGGCTTTTGATGTCTGGTTCATTGACACCGCCGTCAACGATACAGCCTGGTTGACCGACTTCGTGGGCAGGAAAATCGCCCGCTGGCAAACGGGTTTTGTGCGCAATTACGCTTTGAGCGTGTTTGTGGGTGTTTTGCTCATTTTCACTTATCTGTTATGGCGGTAA